A region from the Halobellus litoreus genome encodes:
- a CDS encoding energy-coupling factor transporter transmembrane component T family protein, with product MLTYAPGDSLAHRLDPRTKLLAQAAFAAAAFAHTTPRGLVVATVVAAAFLAAGRLSPLRALRGYLPALPFLAAGPLISVVDVGIGVGPDPATWTAGAGASAWSFGIDLAAATDPLLASYRVLLILLVSAVYLHTTPVRDSRAAIQRFVPGRVGRLLGVGVALVFRFLPLLRSDLRSVREASAARLGAERPLRERMQLVAAAGIRRAFGRADRLALALRARCFAWNPTLPALRFGRLDGLGLLVVAALAGSVLL from the coding sequence ATGCTGACCTACGCCCCCGGCGACTCGCTCGCCCACCGGCTCGATCCGCGGACGAAACTGCTGGCACAGGCCGCATTCGCCGCCGCCGCGTTCGCGCACACGACGCCGCGGGGGCTCGTCGTCGCGACCGTCGTCGCGGCGGCGTTCCTCGCCGCCGGGCGGCTCTCTCCGCTCCGGGCGCTCCGCGGGTACCTGCCGGCGTTGCCGTTTCTGGCGGCCGGGCCGCTGATCTCGGTCGTCGACGTCGGGATCGGCGTGGGTCCGGATCCGGCGACGTGGACCGCGGGAGCCGGAGCGTCAGCGTGGTCGTTCGGGATCGATCTCGCCGCGGCGACCGATCCGTTGCTGGCGAGCTACCGGGTGCTTCTCATCCTGCTCGTGTCGGCGGTCTACCTGCACACGACGCCCGTCCGCGACTCCCGCGCGGCGATCCAGCGATTCGTCCCCGGGCGCGTCGGCCGCCTGCTCGGCGTCGGCGTCGCGCTCGTGTTCCGCTTCCTCCCGCTCCTGCGTTCGGACCTCCGGTCCGTCCGGGAGGCGTCGGCCGCGCGGTTGGGGGCGGAACGACCGCTCCGCGAGCGGATGCAACTCGTCGCCGCGGCGGGCATCCGCCGAGCCTTCGGCCGCGCGGATCGGCTGGCGCTCGCGCTCCGCGCCCGCTGCTTCGCGTGGAACCCGACGCTGCCGGCGCTCCGATTCGGACGGCTCGACGGCCTGGGGCTCCTGGTCGTTGCGGCGCTCGCGGGATCGGTACTGCTCTGA
- a CDS encoding energy-coupling factor ABC transporter ATP-binding protein: MIRTEGLTRRYGDAVAVDNVTLAIEDGECVVLAGANGSGKTTLVRHFNGLLEPDEGTVEVNGRGVGADLVAARTAVGMVFQEPRDQLVAATVGADVAFGPENLGLARDEIDRRVADALAAVNLSGRGDDRVDQLSGGERERVAIAGALAMEPDHLVLDEPFTGLDDPARASVLDRLRELSASGTSVVIVTHDLRDVLGLADRVVAMAEGRIVVDGPPERVVDSLAGYDVRVPETTETDVRGRSARPPGRC, translated from the coding sequence ATGATCCGAACTGAGGGACTGACCCGCCGCTACGGCGACGCCGTCGCCGTCGATAACGTCACGCTCGCGATCGAGGACGGCGAGTGCGTCGTCCTCGCTGGCGCGAACGGCTCCGGAAAGACCACGCTCGTCCGTCACTTCAACGGGCTGCTGGAACCCGACGAGGGGACGGTCGAGGTGAACGGGCGAGGCGTGGGGGCGGACCTCGTCGCCGCGCGGACGGCCGTCGGGATGGTGTTCCAGGAGCCGCGCGACCAACTGGTCGCCGCGACGGTCGGCGCGGACGTCGCCTTCGGCCCGGAGAACCTCGGCCTCGCGAGAGACGAGATCGACCGCCGGGTCGCGGACGCGCTCGCGGCGGTGAACCTCTCGGGGCGCGGGGACGACCGGGTCGACCAACTCTCGGGCGGCGAGCGCGAGCGCGTCGCCATCGCAGGCGCGCTGGCGATGGAGCCGGATCACCTCGTCCTCGACGAGCCGTTCACCGGGCTCGACGACCCCGCGCGGGCGTCCGTGCTGGATCGGCTTCGCGAACTGTCGGCGTCCGGAACGAGCGTCGTGATCGTCACGCACGACCTCCGCGACGTTCTCGGACTGGCGGACCGCGTCGTTGCGATGGCCGAGGGCCGAATCGTCGTCGATGGCCCACCGGAACGCGTCGTCGACTCGCTCGCGGGGTACGACGTTCGCGTGCCGGAGACGACCGAAACGGACGTTCGGGGCCGATCCGCCCGCCCGCCCGGTCGATGCTGA
- a CDS encoding biotin transporter BioY: MSAETQSIELVGEDVVGNVARAALFAALTGAFAYVSFPNPISPVPVSLQVLGVFLAGVFLGPVWGGASMAFYLAAGAAGAPIFAGGAAGFGPLVGYTAGYLWSYPIAAALIGAAVHGFDGLEDPKAVGTVRLVGGMLAGTVVIYALGTVGFALVQNVGLVEAFAVSALAFVPFEAVKIAAAVGVVRSDAAAAA; this comes from the coding sequence ATGTCGGCAGAGACGCAGTCGATCGAACTCGTCGGAGAGGACGTCGTCGGCAACGTCGCCCGCGCGGCGCTGTTCGCGGCGCTCACCGGCGCGTTCGCGTACGTATCGTTTCCGAACCCGATCTCGCCGGTGCCCGTGAGCCTCCAGGTGCTCGGCGTGTTCCTCGCCGGCGTCTTCCTCGGCCCGGTGTGGGGCGGCGCGTCGATGGCGTTCTACCTCGCGGCCGGCGCTGCGGGGGCGCCGATCTTTGCCGGCGGAGCGGCCGGGTTCGGTCCGCTCGTCGGCTACACGGCGGGATACCTCTGGTCGTACCCGATCGCGGCGGCGCTCATCGGCGCCGCCGTCCACGGGTTCGACGGCCTGGAGGACCCGAAGGCGGTCGGCACCGTTCGCCTCGTCGGCGGGATGCTCGCCGGGACGGTCGTGATCTACGCGCTCGGGACGGTCGGGTTCGCGCTCGTCCAGAACGTCGGCCTCGTCGAGGCCTTCGCGGTGAGTGCGCTGGCGTTCGTCCCCTTCGAGGCCGTGAAGATCGCGGCGGCCGTCGGCGTCGTTCGCAGCGACGCCGCGGCAGCAGCGTGA